From the genome of Planifilum fulgidum:
CGCCATGGAAATCCATTGCGCGTCGCTGAAGACGGGATTGTCCCGTCCCCGGCGAAAGACCTGCTCCACCCGCTTGAGCACTTCCTTGGCTTGGTACTCGTCGGCAACGGTGGGAAAGGGAAGGTCGGCCAAGTTGCGCGCAATCCGGACCCGGCTGCTGATGACGATGTCGGATTGGGGGCCTTTTCCTCGCATCCATTCGCTGACGGAATTTCGGACATAACGATGGGACACGCGCATCAACCTCCCTGACTTTCCAGTTTTCCCTGCAGTTCCCGAATCCGGTCGCGCAGGCGGGCCGCTTCCTCAAATTCCTCGGCTTGAACGCGCCGGGAAAGTTCCTCCTTGAGCCGCTCGATCTCCCGATGGATCTTCAACTTTCCACCGGTTCGCTCCGGAACCTTCCCCCGATGGGAGGTGTGCCCGTGAACCCGGCGGAACAGGGGATCCAGCCGATCCTTGAAGGTCCGGTAACAATCCATGCATCCAAAACGGCCCATCTTGGCAAATTGCCCGTAGGTCAGACCGCACGTCGGACAGCGAAGTCCGGTGGACTGAACCCATTCCGGCCGGTTCCCCTGGGAGAGGTCGGGATTGAGAAGACCCGACAACAAATCCTGAAAGCTGAATCCGGTGTCCAGACCGGTAAATTTCTCCCCTTTTTCCTTGGCGCACACTTCACACAGGTGATACTCCGTCTTCTCGCCGTTGATGATTTTCGTGAAATGCAGGGTGGCCATCCGCTTGCCGCACTCTTCGCATAACATGGCGGCGTCACTCTCCTTTTCCCGCGAATAGGATGGTTACCATTGCGCGCATGATCCGGGCACGAACCTGATCCCTTAGAGGCACCGGCAGCTGCATGACGTCGCGGGCGATGATGCGCCGCATCAGTCGGGCCTCCCGGGGCGTCATCAACTCCTCCTCCCGAAGCCGATCGATGATGTCCTCCGCCTGGGACTGGCTGATCGACTCGCCGATTTGGCGCAGGAGGACATCGTAGACGCTCCCCGGGGAAGCCAGCCGCACCCTGCGAATCCGGATGTAGCCGCCGCCCCCCCGTTTGCTCTCCACTATATACCCTTTTTCCACTGTAAAACGGGTGCTAATCACATAGTTGATCTGCGAAGGAACGCACTGAAACCGGTCCGCCAGCTCGCTCCGCTTGATCTCGATGATCCCGGACCGGCTCTGGTCGAGGATCTTCTTCAAGTGGTGCTCGATGATATCCGAAATGCTGGGCATCGAACAACCCCCTGTTGACTTTGACTAACTTTGACCTTCACTTTCTATTATATATCCCTCCGCGGGAAATGCAAGGGGTTTTCTGAAAAAATGCGCGTGGACCCTGCTTTCAGGAAACCTCCCGTTACGATCTCCCATCGGTCCTTTCATTACCAGTGTTCCGCCGCCGGGTTGCTTTCATACAGCGAAACCGATTTCCGGTAGAGACGCAAAAAGCGGCGGGGCACACACCCGCCGCTTTTTCATCCGGTGCGCACGCCTTTGACGCCTTTTACACGGCGCACCTCCTCCACGATCCGCGTCGTGGAGATCTCCTCCGAAAGGCGGATCGTGAAGGAGATCTTGATCCGTCCATCCCCCGGATCTTCCTCATCGATGGTCACCTTGCGAATGCCGGCGCCGATTTCCCTCAAAACGGACGCGAGCTCTCCCAATTTTCCCGGCTCGTCCTTGACCGTGACCACGATCTTTGCAAGACGGCGGCGCCCGACCACAAGCCTTTCCATCCGGTTCAACAGCTCCAGGCTCACCAGGGCCAGGATGGTGGTCAACACCGCGCCGAACATGTATCCGGCCCCAACGGCCAGACCGATGCCGGCCACCACCCAGAGCGAGGCCGCCGTCGTCAGCCCGCTCACCGTCAACCCGTGCCGGAGGATCGTTCCCGCCCCCAAAAAGCCGATTCCGCTCACCACCTGGGCGGCCAGCCGGGCGGGATCGGCCCGCACGTTTTCCTCCTTAATGAAATCGGAAAATCCGTAAATGGAGATCAGCATGATCAACGCCGATCCGAGGCAGACGAGAATGTGCGTCCGAAAACCGGCCGGATGCGCATCCCTCTCCCGTTCCCAGCCGATCAGACCGCCGAGCACCGCCGCCATGAACAGACGAAAGGCCGTCTCCCAATAGGGAAGGGTCCACACGCTGTTCATTTTGTCACCGCCTTGTTCCCAATTCTTCACCGGTCCCCTCGGCGAAAATCAGGATGGATCTCCGCAACGGTTCAACAAGACGGGTAAAATGTCCGGGAACCGGTCCACCACAACATCGGCATCCTTCAATTCATCCTCCCGGCCGAACCGGGTGAATCCGGGATAACGACAACCGATCACCTTCAGGCCGTTGGCCTTGCCCGCCCGGACGTCGGATTTCCGATCCCCCACCATGAACCCGCCGGTGACCCCGTGCTCTTCCATCAACATGCGCACCAGTTCTTCCTTGGTTTCCGTTCCGTGGTCCCCCGCCCCGTAAACGCCGGTAAAGAGCGGGCTGAGGCGAAAGGTTTCCAGCACGCCGTCGAGATAGGAGCGAAGCCCGTTGCTGGCGATAAACAGCCGCCACCCTTCCGCCTTCAGGCGGCGCAAAGTTTCGGCCACCCCGGGATACAGCCGGCCTTCTCCCCGCCGCAAACCGGCCAGCTCCTCCTCCAGGGTCCAGCGGTCGGCCCTTTTCCTCGTCCCCTCGTCCGCCTCCGGCAACAGGCGGGACCAGATTTCCTCCTGGGTCATTCCGAACACCGATTGGATCTCCCCGTCGGACGGGGGATCCCCCCGGTAAAGCCCCTCCTCCCTCAGCCGCATGAAAGCCCGGCGGAAAGCGGGCAAGGCCACCGTTTCCGATTGAAACAGCGTCCCATCCATGTCAAATATCGCGGTTTTCTCGCTGCAGCACACGTTTTCGACTCCTTTTCCTCCGGATGATGCGGGGCTTTGATCCCGCGGGGCGATCGCCCCTTTTCGCGAAAACGGCGGCAAAAGCCTTCCTCCGCCCTCGACGGAAAGAGCCCCCTTCGAAAAAAAGGATCCGCCGAAGCTTTTCCGCTCCGGAGGCCGAGGATCCTCAGCAGTCTCCCGGTCCGTTCGGCAGATCCCTTTCAAAGCCGGATCGCGCCGGGCGATCCGCTTCTATTGAAATCGCTGTTCATACATTTCCTTGAAATGCTCCAAATTATCGGTCACGCACAACACGGAAGGATATCGTGCCGCCTTGTCAAACTGCCATTCTAGATTGACCGGCCACACAATCAGCTGGATGTCCGACCTCCGGCAACGCTCCACGAAGTCATCCGTGAGATATTCGACCCTGAGGGACAGGTAGCGGGCACGGATCTCCTCCATAAAGGGAAAGACAGTGGGGGTGGATCCCCATTGAATCAGCCCCAATTCCACTTCGCTTGATAGTTTGCGCATGTTGGCGATGGCGTAATGATTGAAGGAGGAAATGAAGACCTGGTCCAACATGTCCGTTTTTTTGAGGACCTCCAGCACGGTCTCCTCCATCCCCGGATACAGGTTTCCCAGTTGCTTCAACTCCACTTTCACGGTCATTTTGCCTTTGGCAAACAACAGGGCCTCTTCCAAAGTGGGAATCGTTTCATTTCTCCCCACGCGGAACCGTTTCAATTCCTCCAAAGTGTAATCCTTGATCCAGCCCTCCCCGTCGGTCATGCGGTCGATTGTCGGGTCATGCATCAGGACGGGAATACCGTCTTTGCTCAGATGGACGTCCATCTCAAGATGGGTGAATCCGAGATCATAGGCGGCTTGAAACGAAGACATGGTGTTTTCCGGATATCGCAGGGGATAGCCCCGGTGTGCCACGCCTCTTATTTTCACAAAAAATGCTCCTTTCTGATGGAAAACGTGCGCAATTTCATTATAGAGAAGAACGGACCATGAAACAAAAGGGGAAAGACGCCGGCGGAAAGAGGTGCAACTTCCGGATCCAATGGACTGTTTGCCCATCGAAAAATAGGGAAATAAGTTGATTACATGATTCTTTCCCCTTTTGCGGAAAAGGAAAACTCTCTCTTCCCTCCGGCTGCGGGATGCCCGAAAAAATGTGCCCGGCCGCCGGGCGGCCGGGATCTCCGGCGCATATTTCCGCCACGGGACGTCAGAAATTCTTCCGCAGGAGAAAAGGCGTCCCTTCCCTCACATCAAACGGCTCATGACCAGCTTCTGGATCTGGGTCGTCCCCTCGTAAATGCTGAGCACCTTGGCGTCGCGCATCCACTTCTCCACCGGGAAGTCCCGCATGTAGCCATATCCCCCGAGGATCTGCACCGCCTGGGTGGTGACCTCCATCGCCATCTCCGCGGCGTAGGCCTTGGCCATGCTTCCCTCCAGGGCGCAGGACTCGCCCCGGTCCGCCAGCTCGGCGGCCCGCCACACCAGAAACCGGGCGGCGTCGATCTTGGTGCGCATGTCGGCGAGCATGAAGGAGATCGACTGGTGGTGGAAAATGGGCCTGCCGAACTGGACGCGCCGCTTGGCGTAATCCAGGGCGTATTCGTAGGCCGCCCGGGCCACTCCCACCGCCGCCGCCCCCACGATGGGCCGGGAGTGCTCCAGCATCTTCATCGCGTAGAAAAAGCCCCGGTTTTCCTCGCCCACCAGGAATTCGGCGGGAATCCGGCAATCTTCAAAGATGACGTCGCCGGTATGGGAAGCCCGCTGCCCCATCTTGCGCTCCTTTTTTCCCCCGGAAATGCCCGGCGCGTCCTTCGGGACGAGAAAGAGGGAAACCCCGTTGTGGCCGTCCTCCGGCTTCGTTTTGGCGAAAACCAGGTACAGATCGGCGATTCCCCCGTTGGTGATGAAGCACTTCCGGCCATTTATGACCCATTCGTCCCCCCGCCGGATCGCCCGGGTCCGGATGGCGCCGAAATCGGAGCCGGCCCCCGGCTCGGTGAGGCAGACGGCCCCGAGGCGGGCCTGCTTCGGATCGCACAGGAAAGTGAGCCACCTTCGCTTCTGCTCCTCCGTCCCGAACCAGTGGATCAGCCCGGCGGCCAGGGCGGTCACGCCGAAGGAAGTGGCCATCCCGGCGCATCCCCAGAACAACTCCTCCGAGATGATGCAGGAGGTGAGGAGGCTGTCGACGCCCCCTCCCAGGTATTCCTCCGGAAACCGGTAGGTGATGAGGCCGGCCCGGTGGGCCTTTTCGTACACCTCCCGGGGAAAGCGTTCCTGCTCGTCGCACTCGGGGGCCACCGGCCGCATCTCCTCTTCGGCGAACCGGCGGGCCAGCCGCTGCATTTGACGCTGCTCATCCGTCATCTGAAAGGAAATCATGGGGATTTTCCTCCCTCCACGATGCCTTCCTCCATAAAGCGGTCGATTTCCTCCCGGCGAAAGCCCATCTCCTGGAGAATTTCGACGGTGTGTTCCCCCCGCCGGGGAGCCGGCGTCACGGGATTTCCCTCCCGCTTGTCGCGGGAGGACAAAAACCCGCTGTTGGGCATCACCTGAAATCCCTCCGTCGGATGATCCAGCGCGAAAAAGTTCTCCCGCTCCCGGGCCTGGGCGGAGCGGACGGCTTCGGAAAGGGTGAGGACCGGCGTGAGACAGCAGTCGGCCTCCTCGCCGATGCGGACCCACTCTTCCAAATTTCGGCTCCGAAACAGTTCCGCCACTTCCCGGTACAATCCGCTCGGGTCATCGGGGGGCGAAAAGCCCCGGTCCCGCCATTCCGGACGGCCCACCGCGTCGCAAAAACGATTCCAAAACTTGGGCTCCAGCGCCCCCAGGGCGACGTAACGGCCGTCCGCCGTTTCATACACATGGTAGGCGGTCATCGCCCCGCACAAAAGGTGGGAGCCCCGGGTGACCTTCTCACCGCTTTGTTCCAACGCGAGGGGAAAAACCTGCCAGCTGTGCAAAACATCCGTCATGGACACGTCCAGGACCGCCCCTTCGCCGGTGCGCAGGCGGCGGACCCAGGCGGCGAGGATCTGTTCGACGGCCGCCATGCCTCCGGCCAGGTCGGCCACCTGGACCGTGGGGATCGACGGCGGACCTCCATACGTTCCGATTCCGTCCAACAGACCGGTTACGGCCGCGTAATTGATGTCGTGGCCCGCCCGGGAAGCCATCGGGCCATGCTGGCCGTATCCGGTGAGGGAACAGTAGATCAGGCCGGGATGGATCTTGCGGAGCGTCTCCGCATCCAGGCCGAACCGGGCCATCACGCCCGGCCGGAAGCTCTCCACCACCACGTCCACCTTCGGTATCAGGCGATGAAGGATCTCTCGTCCCGCCTCCGTCTTCACGTCGATCGCCAGGCTCCGCTTGTTCCGGTTCAGGAGAAGAAAGAGCCGACCCGTTTCCTCGGCAAGGGGGGGCAAATGGCGGGCCGGATCGCCGATGTGGGGATCCTCCACCTTGATCACGTCCGCCCCCATGTCGGCCAGGCGCATGGTGGCAAAGGGCCCGGGAAGGTAGCGGGAGAAATCCAGCACCTTCATCCCCTTGAGAAAATCCTGCCGTCGGAATTCCACTACCTCCACTCCTTTTCGGGAAAGCGTTTACATCCTTGAAAGGAAAAAAGCGGGCCCTCGGTGGAAAGGCCCGCTTCTTTCACCGATCACCCTTCCCGCTCGATGATGGTGGCGATCGCCATGCCGAAGCCGATGCACATGGTCATCAATCCATAACGGGCTTTGCGCCGCTCCATTTCGTGCAAAAGCGTGGCGGTGATGCGGGCGCCGCTCGCCCCCAGCGGATGGCCCAGGGCGATCGCTCCGCCGTTGACGTTCACCTTCTCCCAGGGGGCCCCGGTTTCCTTCTGCCAGGCCAGCACCACCGAAGCAAAGGCTTCATTCACTTCGAACAGATCGATATCATCCATGGTAAGGCCGGCCTTTTTCAGCACCTTCTCCGTGCAGGGAATGACGCCGGTCAACATGATCGTCGGATCCACCCCGGCGGTGGCGGTGGCGACGATCCGCGCCCGGGGCTTGAGCCCCAACTCCTCCGCTTTTTCCCGGGAGGCGACCAGCACCGCCGCCGCTCCGTCGGAAATCTGGCTGGAATTGCCGGCGGTCACCACGCCGTCCGCCTGGAAGGAGGGCTCAAGCTGCGCCATCTTTTCCAGGCTGGTGTCCGCCCGGGGCGTCTCGTCCTTCTCCATCCGGACCGTCTCCCCTTCCTCCGTCACCACGTCGATGGGAACGATCTCCCGGTCGAACCATCCTTCCCGCTGGGCGCGCAGGGCCTTTTGATGGCTTTCATAGGAGAACCGGTCCAGCTCCTCCCGGGTGAATCCCCATTGGGAGGCGATCATCTCCGCGGAGAAGCCCTGAGGAATGATCATGTACCGGTCCGTCAACTTGGAGCTGAAGTTTCCGCCGTCGCTTCCCATCGGAACGCGGCTCATGCTCTCCACCCCGGCGGCGATGAACAGGTCGCCCATCCCGGCCATGATTTCGTGGGCCGCCTGGTTCAGGGTCTCCAGGCTGGAACCGCACATCCGGTTGGAACTGACCCCGCAAACTTCCACGGGGAAACCGGCGATCAAAGCCGCGATCCGCCCGATGTTGAACCCCTGTTCGTCGATCTGCGTGACGCAGCCCATCTTCACGTCTTCCACCCATTCCGGCTTGATCCCGTTCCGTTCCACGATGGCGGAAAGCACATGGGCCGCCATTTCGTCCGGCCGGGTCCGGCTCAGCAGCCCCTTTTTCCGGCCGATGGGCGTCCGCACGGCGTCAATGATTACAGCATCCCTCGAACTCACTGGCTTCCTCTCCCCTTTTTCGCTCGAATGAAAAAGCCTGATCCCGTCCGTCGGAAAACGGGCCTTCCTTCTTGCCGGCGGGGATCAGAAGGTGAACAGTTCAATTCCGCCGGACACATAAAGCTCGATGCCGGTGATGTACTTGGCGTGGTTCGATGCGAGAAAACAGATGGCATTGGCGATGTCCTCCGGTTCGCCGGGACGCTTGAAGGCGGTGCGCTGGATCATCCGCTCCCGCATCTTGGGATCGATCATCTGGAAGGCTTCCGTGTTGACAATGCCGGGAACGATCGCGTTCACGGTGATGTTGTAGCGGGCGCCTTCCAGGGCCATGCTCTTGGTGAAACCGATGATTCCCGCCTTGGTCGTGGAATAGCTGGCTTGCCCGAAACCGCCGATGGTTCCGGCGACGGAGGCCATGTTGATGATCCTCCCCCAGTTTTGCTCCTTCATGATCGGCCAGACCGCCTTGGTGCAGTTGTAGGCCCCCGTCAGGTTCACCCTCAGATCCCTTTCCCAGAACTCGTCATTCTGGTACTCGATGCGGGAGACGTGGTCCAGGGTGGCGGCGTTGTTGACAAGGATGTGGATGCCGCCCATCTCTTCCTTCACTTTCTGGAATACCTCGTTCACCTGGTCGCGGTCGGTGACGTCCATCCGGATGGCCATCGAACGGCGCCCCATTTTGCGGATCTCTTCCGCCGTTTTTTCGGCGTAGACGACCCCGGTCGACTTCATCACCTGGCTCATCGGCCCGTATTTTTGCGCCGTTTCGTCGTCATCGATGCTTTCCAGCAAAATGTCGGTGATCACCACGTCGGCTCCCGCCCGGGCCAGGGCCAGCGCGTCGGCCCGTCCCAACCCGCGGGAAGCTCCCGTGACCAATGCCACTTTTCCTTCCAGAGAATAGGTCATCGACGATTCCCCCCATCTCATGAAGATGTCGTCTTTTGATCCTTTTTGCGACCGGTCTGAAAAATCGCGGCGGGATGGCAACATTCATTTGAATGAACAATCATTCATTTGATTCAATTCGGATTATAAACGATTGAAGAACGAAATTCAAGACTTGTCGGGGGATTGACATTTGTTTTTTGCAGGGATAAAATTTAAAAACTGACATCCCTTGAAAGGAGGTCGACGTCCCATGCGGATGGAAATCGCCCAAAAATGCCGCCAATCCGCCGCAATCGCCCAAGCGGCAGCTTTTTGCCGCCGTCGCGGTCTTTTTGGCGTTTTTGCGGATTCCGTCTGCCCAAAATCGCATCGATCGCGCGTCGACCTCGGCAGGGGGATGCATCCCGAAGTTTGACCGGACAACTGCCACAGGTCGACACCGGCCTGTGTTGCCTTCATTGGGAGTTCCGCGTATCTCGGTCGCCGCACCACAGGCCGTCGCCTGTGGTTTTTTTTGTCGAAAAGGAGAGGTGAAGCATGACGCAAACCCTGGAAATGCCCTCTTCGCCCCGGACCGAAACCGTGCCGTCCGACAAAGAGGTGGTGATCGATTGCCAAGACGTGTCCAAACACTTCTACGAACCCGTGGAGGGAAGCCGCTCCTGGCGCAACCTGTTTCTCGGCGAACGCCGGTTGATCCGGGCGGTGAATCAGGTCTCTTTCCGGGTTTACCGGGGGGAGATCTTCGGTCTCCTCGGCTCGAACGGGTCCGGAAAATCGACCATGATCCGCCTGATCGCCACCCTCCTCTTCCCCGACGAGGGGAAGCTTACGGTGTTCGGCAAGGATGTGGTCCGGCACCAGCATGAGGTGCGCCGCCGCATCAACCGGGTGTCGGTGGAGGCCTCCTTTTTCAAGAAGTTGTCCTCCGTGGAAAACCTTCGCTACACCGCGCGCCTCTACGGCCTGTCCGCCGAGGAGGGGGAGCGGCGGGCGCTGAAAATCCTGCGGCGGCTGGGGATATCGGAACGGAAATCCCGCGTGCCCCTGGAAAACCTCTCCCGGGGGATGCAGCAAAAGGTGGCGATCGCCCGGGCCCTGATGACCGATCCGGAACTGGTGCTTCTGGACGAGCCGACCACCGGACTGGATCCCAAATCGAAGCGGGACGTCCAGGAGTTCCTGCTGGAGGTGAAAAAGAGCGGCCAAACCACGATGATTCTGACCAGCCACGACATGGACGAAGCGGAAAAGCTGTGCGATCGCATCGCCATCATCAGCAAGGGATCGCTGATCGCCCTGGACACTCCGGAAGGGCTGAAACGACAGACCGGAGCCTCCACGATGGAGGAAGTCTTTTTCCGATGTACCGGAATGGAATGGGAGGATGCACTGGCCGATGAAGACGATGAATGAACTGGGCGCCTTGGTCGCCTTCGTCGAACGCAGTTTTCGCCTCGTCAGGCGGTATCTCGCCTGGGAGGTGGTTTTCCTCTTCTATAACATCATCAACACCTTGACCATCGGATTGATCGGATACACCGCAGAGCCCGAAGCCCGGGGAGAGACCGTCCTCTTCCTGGTGATCGGCGCCCTCTGCTGGGGATTCATGGCGGTCCTTTTCGAGGAAGTGGCCAACACCATCACCTGGGAGCGGTGGGAGGGGACGATCGAGTACACCTTCATGGCCCCGATCCGCAGGATCACCCATCTGTTCGGAACCTGCCTCTTCGCCATCCTTTACGGCCTCGTGCGGACCATCGCCGTCCTGATCGCCGTCGCCTTCTTTTTCGACCTGCCCCTTCAGCAGGCCAACCTGCTGGGCGCCCTGGCGGCAGTCGCCGCCGCCGGTCCCGCCTTCATGGGCCTGGGGCTGATCGCCGCCGTGCTGCCCCTTCTCTCCCCCGAGCGGGGAACGCAGGCAACCCACATCATTCAGGGAGTGATCCTGTTGGTCTCCGGCATCTACTACCCGGTGTCGGTCCTTCCCGACTGGCTCCAGCCTCTGTCCCTCGTATCACCGGGAACCTACGCCCTCGAGGCGGCCCGGGCCGCCCTGCTGAAGGGGGCGGGAGTGCCCGAACTGCTTCCCGATCTCCTGCTGCTCCTCGGTTTGGGAGCGATCCTCATCCCCCTTGGACTGTGGATTTTTTCCGTCGCCGAACGGTACGCGATGCGGACCGGAAAACTGAAGCGGAGCGGATGAATTGGCGCCGGGGGTTTTCCCCCTTCGGACAAAAAACCGTCACTTCTCTGATCGGAAAGTGACGGTTTTTTGTCTTTCGGCCGGTTCCTTCCCGTTGTGTGATATCATAAGAGAGAGCCGGGCGAAACATTTCCAAACCGGCCAAAAAGGACGGAACGTCGGATCCGCCAGGATCCTTCGCAATAAGGGAAGGGAGAGGCATCCGATGAAAGACCGCCGCAAACAGTTGAAGCGGATCGCATGGTTCGGCGGAATCGGTCTCTTCGCGGCTGTTCTCATATGGAAGGCGTTGGACGTCGCCAATTGTTTCCCCGGCGGAGGTCCCGCCGCCTCCAGTGAGAACCCGGAAAGCGAAGCGGAGATCGCGTGGGAGGTTCCGGAGTTCGAAGCGGTGGACCAGGACGGAAAGCCCTTCAAGCTGTCCGATCTGAAGGGCAAGGTGTGGCTCGCCGATTTCGTCTTCACCAATTGCAACACCGTCTGTCCCCCGATGACGGCCAACATGGCGCTCCTCCAGAAGCGGCTGAAATTTGAAGGGCTGGATGTGGAGATCGTTTCCTTCAGCGTCGATCCGGAGCGGGACGATCAAAAGGCGATCCACAAGTTCGCCGAGCAGCACGACGTGGATTTCTCCAACTGGCATTTCCTCACGGGCTATCCCTTCGAGAAGGTCCAAAAGTTGTCGCGGGAAACCTTCAAAGCGGATGTCCAGATGGATCCCGAATCGGATCAGGTCATCCACGGCACCCAATTTTATCTCGTCGATCAGTCCGGAAAGATTCGGAAGATCTACAACGGAATCAAGCTGGACGACGATGAGATCGTGCAAGACGTCAAGGAAATGCTCGGAAAATGAAGGACGGCCCAGAGAAATCCGGACGGAAAAGCCGCACCGTCTTTTCCCGTCCGAATTTTTTCATCATCAATCGCCAACAATGGCCATAAGAAGCGGGGCCATCGAACGCCCGTCCCCCGAAAGGAGGGAGTTACTCCGTGGGATTTGAAGAACTGATGCAATTGTTTCGTTATCCGGCCAACTGGAACCTGCCGGGGAACCTGCTGACGGTTCTGGTGGGGGCCACTTATCTCCTCCTCGTCGGTCCCCTGCGCCGGCTGTTCCCGGGATCGACGCCCGTCCGTCCCGGCAAGAAAATTTGGTTTTTGAGCGGTTTGCTGCTCCTCTATTTCACACTGGGCAGCCCGCTGGACCTGCTGGCCCATGAACTGTTCAGCTTCCACATGTTGCAGATGTCGCTTTTGTACCTGGTCCTGCCGCCCTTTTTCCTGCAGGGCATTCCGGACTGGATGTTCCGCGCTCTCTTCCGCATCCCCGGCGCAAAACCGGCGGTTTCCCTCTTCACGCGCCCGATCGTGGCCCTCTTCGTGTTCAACGGGCTGCTCTCCATCTATCACGTTCCGCGGGTCTTCGACGCCGTCATGGGAGACCAGTGGCTGCACGCCGTCGTCCATATTCTCCTCGGAATCGCCGCCTTGTTCTTCTGGTGGCCCATCACCGCGCCGGTGGAGGAGCTGGACCGTTTGAGGAGCTGGAAAAGGCTCGTCTACATCTTTGCCGGCGGCGCCCTGCTCACCCCCGCCTGCGCCCTGATCATCTTCTCCGACAGCCCCATGTTTGCCCTGTACAAAGAGGGCTCCGCACTGGCGCCGATCCTGCCGCCTCTGGAGGACCAACAGCTGGGCGGCGTCTTGATGAAAATCATCCAGGAGATCTCCTACGGCATCGCCCTGGGCTACAATTTCTTCCTCTGGGTGGAGCAGGAACGGGCCAAGGAGCGGAAAGCGAAGGAAACCGACGCCGCTGCGCCGACGACCTTCGGCGGCGCGGGCGGCAAACCGCAGGCCAATCCCCAATGAAACAAGAAAAGCGGGTCCTGTGCGGGACCCGCTTTTCTTTATCCCTGCACCGCGGCGGGAGACTGCAGGGGCGCCTGCCCGAGCACGGCCAACATGAAAATGAGGAAGGCGGCCAAGCCGAAATAGGCGATGCCGTAACCGACACGGGTCAGGGGAGGCACCGAATAATACTCTTCGCTCTTCAGCAGGCCGGGACTCTCCTCGGAGGACGGGATGTAATCCACCAGCAGATGGAGGCGGACCTTCTCCCCGTCCGTCCCGGCGGGTTGGGTTCGAACCAGCCGGACCCGTTCGACAGTTCCCCCAAATCCCGTGGCGGTGTGGATGACGCCCAGTCCCGGATAAGCGATCTCGAGGCGGTGCTCCCTC
Proteins encoded in this window:
- a CDS encoding SCO family protein; its protein translation is MKDRRKQLKRIAWFGGIGLFAAVLIWKALDVANCFPGGGPAASSENPESEAEIAWEVPEFEAVDQDGKPFKLSDLKGKVWLADFVFTNCNTVCPPMTANMALLQKRLKFEGLDVEIVSFSVDPERDDQKAIHKFAEQHDVDFSNWHFLTGYPFEKVQKLSRETFKADVQMDPESDQVIHGTQFYLVDQSGKIRKIYNGIKLDDDEIVQDVKEMLGK
- a CDS encoding ABC transporter permease, yielding MKTMNELGALVAFVERSFRLVRRYLAWEVVFLFYNIINTLTIGLIGYTAEPEARGETVLFLVIGALCWGFMAVLFEEVANTITWERWEGTIEYTFMAPIRRITHLFGTCLFAILYGLVRTIAVLIAVAFFFDLPLQQANLLGALAAVAAAGPAFMGLGLIAAVLPLLSPERGTQATHIIQGVILLVSGIYYPVSVLPDWLQPLSLVSPGTYALEAARAALLKGAGVPELLPDLLLLLGLGAILIPLGLWIFSVAERYAMRTGKLKRSG
- a CDS encoding SDR family NAD(P)-dependent oxidoreductase, producing MTYSLEGKVALVTGASRGLGRADALALARAGADVVITDILLESIDDDETAQKYGPMSQVMKSTGVVYAEKTAEEIRKMGRRSMAIRMDVTDRDQVNEVFQKVKEEMGGIHILVNNAATLDHVSRIEYQNDEFWERDLRVNLTGAYNCTKAVWPIMKEQNWGRIINMASVAGTIGGFGQASYSTTKAGIIGFTKSMALEGARYNITVNAIVPGIVNTEAFQMIDPKMRERMIQRTAFKRPGEPEDIANAICFLASNHAKYITGIELYVSGGIELFTF
- a CDS encoding cytochrome c oxidase assembly protein, coding for MGFEELMQLFRYPANWNLPGNLLTVLVGATYLLLVGPLRRLFPGSTPVRPGKKIWFLSGLLLLYFTLGSPLDLLAHELFSFHMLQMSLLYLVLPPFFLQGIPDWMFRALFRIPGAKPAVSLFTRPIVALFVFNGLLSIYHVPRVFDAVMGDQWLHAVVHILLGIAALFFWWPITAPVEELDRLRSWKRLVYIFAGGALLTPACALIIFSDSPMFALYKEGSALAPILPPLEDQQLGGVLMKIIQEISYGIALGYNFFLWVEQERAKERKAKETDAAAPTTFGGAGGKPQANPQ
- a CDS encoding ABC transporter ATP-binding protein — encoded protein: MTQTLEMPSSPRTETVPSDKEVVIDCQDVSKHFYEPVEGSRSWRNLFLGERRLIRAVNQVSFRVYRGEIFGLLGSNGSGKSTMIRLIATLLFPDEGKLTVFGKDVVRHQHEVRRRINRVSVEASFFKKLSSVENLRYTARLYGLSAEEGERRALKILRRLGISERKSRVPLENLSRGMQQKVAIARALMTDPELVLLDEPTTGLDPKSKRDVQEFLLEVKKSGQTTMILTSHDMDEAEKLCDRIAIISKGSLIALDTPEGLKRQTGASTMEEVFFRCTGMEWEDALADEDDE